CGCCCCTGAACACGGACAGCACGCGCGCATCCAGGTCGACTGTCATGACGATCGGACCGGGGGCGACACCCTCTTCGTCCCAGTGCCACTCGCCGTAACGGATCGGATCATCGATGGGCAGGATGCGCTTGACCGTGAACGGCGTTTCCGCCTCGGTCGGTTCTCGCGCAGCCAGGGACGCCGTTTCGACCGGAATCGCAAGCTCCGCCGTCGTGGCCGGGTGCGTTGCGTGCCGCGAGCTGAAAGCACCCGAAGCCAGCGCAGCCCCGCCAAAACCCAGCGCAATGGCGGCGATCGCGCCCCCGCTCCATTTAGCTAACGAGTGCATAACGACGTTATGCGCCGCGGTGGTCTTCGGTTCCAGATGCGGCGTATGTTCGTCCCCGCGCGGGACGCGGACCGCGTCAGATATTAACGCGCGGAGACTTCGCGCACGGCAACGGTCTTGTCTCCGAAGTGTGACGGCCCGAAGCTGGTGAGAAAACTCACGTCCGCCGCGTCGCGTCCCACGCCGATTTTCACGGTGTCTTGCGGTTTGGCCATGCCGGTCGCATCGACGATGTACCAGGCGCCGCCGCCTTCGATCGTGTCATCGGCCAGGAACACTTCTGCCAGCGCGTGGAAATCCTGCGGCGTGACGCCGGGGGAAAAGCACGAAACATAACGCGCCGGAATCGTCGACGCGCGCGCGAGCGAGATCAGTACATGCGCGTAATCGCGGCAGATCCCGCGGCGTTCGACAAAGCTGTCGAGCGCAGTGGTCGTTGAGTTGCTGCTTCCCGCTTCGTAAGTGAAATGGCGCGCGATCCAGTCGTGGATCGCCAGGACGCGGTCCCCGCCGGTGGTCCCGCCAAATTCGTCCTCCGCGAAGGATTGCAGGCGATCGGCGGGGCAATAAGTGGAATCGAGCAAGTATTCGAGCGGATCGCCAGGCAGCTCGTGCGGCGAAAGCTGGGCGAGCCCGGCGAGATCGGGCGCAAGCCGGTTGACCTCCACCAGCGCTTCGTAACGCACGTCGAAGCGGCCCTGCGCGTGGACCAGCACGCGTTCCCCGATCGCTTCGTGCGCCGGGACGCGCACGCAATCCTCGCCACACGACAGCGTGGTCCGGGTCGACAGGATAGTCTGTTCGGGGATTGCCGCGGCTTCGAACTGGAGAATGAGGTCGGTAGGGTTGTCGAGAGTGAAATCGAACGCGGCCGTGATGGAAATGGGCATAGCTGCTCCGAAACGCGCGTACTCGCGCCAGGTGTCCATTGCCTACTGTCATTCCCGCGGCCCGCGCGCTAGTCGCCTTGTGAACGAGGAGACATGCATGCCGGGCTTGTGGT
This sequence is a window from Tsuneonella aeria. Protein-coding genes within it:
- a CDS encoding L,D-transpeptidase family protein, producing MHSLAKWSGGAIAAIALGFGGAALASGAFSSRHATHPATTAELAIPVETASLAAREPTEAETPFTVKRILPIDDPIRYGEWHWDEEGVAPGPIVMTVDLDARVLSVFRGGHEIGAAAVLLGTDDYPTPLGTFPILRKQRHNVSEKYDDAPMPWSMFLTTDGVAIHGGSEIENGYASHGCIAGPDEFISRIFAIAGPGDKVIITRGETMQIGDPIV
- a CDS encoding transglutaminase-like domain-containing protein → MPISITAAFDFTLDNPTDLILQFEAAAIPEQTILSTRTTLSCGEDCVRVPAHEAIGERVLVHAQGRFDVRYEALVEVNRLAPDLAGLAQLSPHELPGDPLEYLLDSTYCPADRLQSFAEDEFGGTTGGDRVLAIHDWIARHFTYEAGSSNSTTTALDSFVERRGICRDYAHVLISLARASTIPARYVSCFSPGVTPQDFHALAEVFLADDTIEGGGAWYIVDATGMAKPQDTVKIGVGRDAADVSFLTSFGPSHFGDKTVAVREVSAR